A DNA window from Tissierellales bacterium contains the following coding sequences:
- a CDS encoding GNAT family N-acetyltransferase, whose translation MGIIKGKYVVITPFRLEDALKMTEWGFHENPLFSDYNFPLVSYESISKWYNRKTFGLNKKYFAIYNKENKLIGYLGIKNIKRILGQSTLGIVFDPNYINKGYGTDALGTFLGYYFNDLNMKCLYLEVAKFNKRAIKVYEKTGFVIIDEYLMDYHDQYIDLNNPYFQQERSAFVINRNKIYNYIYKMKIDKDIYDKLDVF comes from the coding sequence GTGGGAATAATAAAAGGTAAGTATGTAGTAATAACTCCATTTAGATTGGAAGATGCTTTAAAAATGACAGAATGGGGATTTCATGAAAATCCCCTTTTTAGTGACTATAATTTTCCCTTAGTAAGTTATGAAAGTATTAGTAAATGGTATAATAGGAAAACCTTCGGTTTGAATAAAAAATATTTTGCTATTTACAATAAAGAAAATAAGTTAATAGGATATTTAGGTATAAAAAACATAAAAAGAATATTAGGACAATCCACTTTAGGAATAGTATTTGATCCAAATTATATTAATAAAGGCTATGGTACAGATGCTTTGGGAACTTTTTTAGGTTATTATTTTAATGATTTGAACATGAAATGTCTTTATTTAGAAGTTGCTAAATTTAACAAAAGGGCTATAAAAGTTTATGAAAAAACAGGTTTTGTAATAATCGATGAATATTTAATGGACTATCATGATCAATATATAGATTTGAATAACCCTTATTTTCAACAAGAAAGATCAGCTTTTGTCATAAATAGAAATAAAATATATAATTATATATACAAGATGAAAATAGATAAAGATATCTATGATAAACTGGATGTTTTTTAG